In bacterium, the following proteins share a genomic window:
- a CDS encoding CPBP family intramembrane metalloprotease, which yields MKLHQRILGFPPVRLILILFWAAVFGWLLGLILGFLHSTLGIRFAPGGGPFPELGAGIVQECVMLLALLGAVWLVARFAARRELDEFNPDTATSETFLGIGIGFGFITTIILFEMAAGWYRVVGTNFGDSNVMPYGLLATFLLFVLVAFFEELLFRGVLFRLIEEMFGSPVALLISGLLFGFVHYHNPGATVWSSVLIAIEAGVMLGAMYMVTGRLWMVIGTHLAWNFCLGSLYGSPVSGLSHLPKLLVSETSGPDLWTGGSFGPEAGLPAFILGTLLSIILLSVAWRRGRVHILPVWWTHWRERRRQKLFLAAQAEVLAEIPEELDESEEPERPESSQL from the coding sequence ATGAAATTGCACCAGAGAATTCTTGGGTTTCCACCTGTCCGATTGATTCTCATTCTGTTTTGGGCGGCGGTCTTTGGATGGCTGCTCGGCCTTATTCTGGGCTTCCTCCACTCCACGCTCGGGATCCGCTTCGCCCCGGGGGGCGGGCCGTTTCCCGAACTCGGCGCCGGGATCGTTCAAGAATGCGTCATGCTGCTGGCCCTGTTGGGCGCTGTCTGGCTTGTCGCGCGATTCGCCGCGCGGCGCGAGTTAGACGAGTTCAATCCCGACACGGCCACGTCGGAGACGTTCCTTGGAATCGGCATCGGTTTTGGGTTCATCACGACAATCATCCTGTTCGAGATGGCCGCCGGCTGGTACAGGGTAGTGGGGACGAACTTTGGCGACAGCAATGTGATGCCTTACGGGTTACTCGCCACCTTCCTGCTGTTCGTGCTGGTTGCGTTCTTCGAGGAACTCCTTTTTCGCGGCGTCCTCTTTCGGCTGATCGAGGAGATGTTCGGCTCTCCAGTGGCGCTGCTGATCAGCGGACTTCTTTTCGGCTTCGTGCATTATCACAATCCAGGTGCAACCGTCTGGTCGTCGGTGCTCATCGCGATCGAAGCGGGCGTGATGCTCGGCGCGATGTACATGGTCACGGGACGACTGTGGATGGTGATCGGAACGCACCTGGCTTGGAACTTCTGCCTCGGCAGCCTCTACGGTTCACCGGTTTCGGGGCTCAGTCATCTTCCCAAGCTCCTGGTCTCCGAAACGTCCGGCCCGGATTTGTGGACTGGCGGTTCCTTCGGTCCCGAGGCCGGCCTCCCAGCGTTCATCCTGGGGACGCTACTTAGTATAATCCTCCTGTCTGTCGCATGGCGCCGGGGCCGCGTGCACATCCTTCCCGTCTGGTGGACGCATTGGCGGGAACGCCGGCGCCAGAAGCTGTTCCTCGCCGCTCAGGCGGAGGTACTGGCAGAGATTCCCGAGGAACTCGATGAGTCCGAAGAGCCAGAACGGCCGGAATCCTCCCAACTCTGA
- the queF gene encoding preQ(1) synthase, translating into MAGNEKISDTTGITVLGDPTQGAPARKLEAFPFHHKQPTRVTFHCQEFSCYCPVTGQPDYATIDIEYEPDAKALESKSLRNYLWSFRDTRGFHEDVVHRILDDLSSFLSPKWMRVTGHFNIRGGIAIDVVAESEKA; encoded by the coding sequence ATGGCAGGCAATGAGAAGATCTCCGATACCACCGGGATCACGGTTCTGGGGGACCCTACCCAGGGGGCTCCGGCGAGGAAGCTTGAAGCATTTCCGTTTCACCACAAGCAACCCACCCGTGTGACATTCCACTGCCAGGAGTTCTCCTGCTACTGCCCGGTGACGGGCCAGCCGGACTACGCCACGATCGACATCGAGTACGAGCCGGACGCGAAGGCGCTCGAAAGCAAGTCGCTGCGCAACTACTTGTGGTCTTTCCGCGATACCCGCGGATTCCACGAGGACGTTGTGCATCGTATCCTGGATGATCTTTCATCGTTCCTGAGTCCCAAATGGATGCGTGTGACCGGGCACTTCAACATCCGCGGCGGAATCGCGATCGATGTCGTGGCAGAGAGCGAGAAGGCTTAG
- a CDS encoding DUF1028 domain-containing protein has translation MVRFKVTFLALLLLAGLFTVARAEQPTENISTFSIVAYDPETGELGVAVQSKFFAVGSVVPFAEAEVGAIASQAFGNTTFGPRGLRLLKEGMSVHETLDLLLASDQQREHRQVGIVDAEGHSATYTGKECMEWAGGRAGKNYAVQGNILTGEEVVVAMEKAYLDSKGELLGERLLRAIEAGQAAGGDSRGMQSAAIYIVKKGAGYGGYNDVYCDLRVDDHEEPIKELRRIFHIWKYNALIMEGYRLADEKEFDRAFDMGDEMIALQPKNPEGYYHYGCFLSKAGKKSGALELLGKAIALDERYGPRAAQDPDYEWLYNDPEFKKLVGTE, from the coding sequence ATGGTCCGATTCAAAGTCACATTCCTCGCCCTGTTGCTTCTCGCGGGTCTTTTCACGGTCGCCAGGGCCGAACAACCAACAGAGAACATCTCCACGTTTTCGATCGTCGCCTACGATCCGGAAACCGGAGAACTCGGCGTAGCCGTGCAGTCGAAGTTCTTCGCCGTCGGATCCGTCGTGCCGTTTGCCGAAGCGGAAGTCGGTGCGATCGCGAGCCAGGCATTCGGCAACACGACCTTCGGGCCGCGCGGCTTGCGTCTGCTGAAGGAAGGTATGTCTGTGCATGAGACGCTCGACCTTCTGCTGGCCAGCGACCAGCAACGCGAACATCGCCAGGTCGGAATCGTCGATGCGGAAGGGCACTCAGCCACGTACACGGGCAAGGAGTGCATGGAATGGGCAGGCGGCCGTGCGGGGAAGAATTACGCCGTGCAAGGCAACATCCTGACGGGCGAAGAGGTCGTCGTCGCAATGGAGAAGGCCTATCTCGATTCCAAGGGTGAACTTCTCGGCGAACGCCTGCTGCGCGCGATTGAAGCGGGACAGGCAGCCGGCGGCGACTCGCGCGGCATGCAATCCGCCGCGATCTATATCGTCAAGAAGGGCGCGGGCTACGGCGGCTACAACGATGTGTATTGCGATCTGCGCGTGGACGATCACGAAGAGCCGATCAAAGAACTGCGCCGCATCTTTCACATCTGGAAGTACAACGCGCTCATCATGGAAGGCTATCGCCTCGCGGATGAGAAGGAATTCGATCGCGCTTTCGATATGGGCGACGAGATGATCGCTCTGCAGCCGAAGAATCCGGAAGGCTATTACCACTACGGGTGCTTCCTGTCGAAGGCAGGCAAGAAGTCCGGTGCGCTGGAATTGCTGGGCAAGGCCATTGCCCTGGATGAGCGCTATGGTCCGCGCGCCGCACAGGATCCAGATTACGAGTGGCTGTACAATGACCCCGAATTCAAGAAATTAGTGGGGACGGAGTGA
- a CDS encoding DinB family protein, with the protein MNWTELLTSEVNDGFGGTKALMAKVEGLSLDWKPATGNNWMTMGQLLLHLATACGEPAKCFVTNDWSMPDGADMSEMSMEEMMPPAEKFPAVGSVAEALEKLAADKEMALKAINDAGEEKLNSQPAPAPWDPRPLPLGMRVMQMIQHQQSHKSQLFYYLKLQGVPVNTGDLWGGEPC; encoded by the coding sequence ATGAACTGGACTGAACTCTTGACCTCAGAGGTCAACGACGGCTTTGGCGGAACCAAGGCACTGATGGCGAAGGTGGAGGGGTTGTCGCTGGATTGGAAACCGGCGACGGGGAACAATTGGATGACGATGGGGCAGTTACTACTTCACCTCGCGACGGCTTGTGGAGAGCCGGCGAAGTGCTTCGTCACGAATGACTGGAGCATGCCCGATGGCGCGGACATGAGCGAAATGTCGATGGAGGAAATGATGCCGCCGGCAGAGAAATTCCCCGCCGTCGGCAGCGTGGCCGAAGCGCTGGAGAAACTGGCCGCAGACAAGGAAATGGCGCTGAAGGCGATCAACGATGCCGGCGAGGAGAAGTTGAATTCGCAGCCCGCCCCGGCGCCATGGGATCCGCGTCCGCTGCCCCTCGGCATGCGGGTCATGCAGATGATTCAGCACCAGCAGTCGCACAAGAGCCAGTTGTTCTACTATTTGAAGCTGCAAGGCGTGCCGGTGAATACCGGCGATCTTTGGGGCGGCGAACCCTGCTGA
- a CDS encoding DNA-3-methyladenine glycosylase, producing the protein MAAGNGKGRLTLREIALPAIEAAPSLLGALLVRQTPVGKRVARIIETEAYDEDDPASHSFGRQTPRNKIMFGPPGRLYVYLSYGMHHCMNIVCGPDGRGEAVLIRALEAIEGTELMIASRNWQGKPAAQMLNGPGKICQALEVDLSLNGADAIRGDAIYLMRGSLHDSETVITTPRIGITKAADWPRRYVLTTRSG; encoded by the coding sequence ATGGCAGCCGGCAACGGGAAAGGGCGGCTCACGCTCCGCGAGATCGCACTGCCCGCGATCGAAGCCGCGCCGTCGCTGCTCGGGGCATTGCTCGTGCGCCAGACGCCCGTCGGAAAACGCGTCGCGCGCATTATCGAGACAGAAGCCTACGATGAAGACGATCCTGCTTCCCACTCCTTTGGAAGACAGACCCCGCGTAACAAGATCATGTTCGGGCCGCCTGGCCGTCTGTATGTCTACCTGTCCTATGGAATGCACCACTGCATGAATATCGTCTGCGGTCCGGATGGCCGCGGCGAGGCGGTGCTGATTCGCGCTCTCGAAGCAATCGAGGGAACGGAACTGATGATTGCCTCGCGGAACTGGCAGGGCAAACCCGCCGCGCAGATGCTGAATGGGCCTGGCAAGATCTGCCAGGCCCTCGAAGTCGATCTGTCTCTGAATGGCGCAGACGCGATCCGTGGCGATGCGATCTACTTGATGCGCGGATCACTCCACGATTCAGAAACCGTCATCACAACGCCGCGAATCGGCATTACAAAGGCCGCCGATTGGCCGCGCCGATATGTGCTGACTACGCGCTCTGGCTAG
- a CDS encoding FAD-binding protein, which produces MLLYDQVRDELRRRLPSEVLVDRVRRGIYATDASLYQFEPIAVVTPRSEADIAIALEIARRHRIAVLPRGGGTSLAGQATNSGIVLDVSKHMNRVLEINPSERWARVQPGVVRDELNAQLKPHGLEFAPETSTSNRANIGGMIGNNSSGMRSIQYGRTSEHVIACRVMLASGEFVELRQRSPQEVADLIAGDSIEGRLLRGIGTVLDRHRELIEARFPKVMRRVGGYSLDEFALGQPWNLAKLICGAEGTLAVMLEATVAISEPPEHVAAVAIHFVSMDEALRAVPQLLAHDPLSVELMDGELIRLSQNNPSTRDLCGFIEGRPEAMLVVELSAESDEALKAVTSRLTRDLSGNAIGYANPVIVDAVARARLTELRRKSLGVMLAMPGDEKPVPFIEDACVPPERLAEYLPRVVQICAQRGIRTLLYGHASVGVVHVRPVMNMKRTDHREMLEPIARETMQMVKEFGGSWSGEHGDGISRGALNEEFWGPEMIEAFRETKRVFDPDGLMNPGRIFDTPAIGENQRFGPHYNVRLPETFFRFSEMRGFAGAIEMCNGVGACRKTGEGTMCPSYMATRDEEHTTRGRANALRLAISGQLGPKGLGDKRLHEVLDLCLECKACKTECPSNVDMARLKSEFLAHWHAKYGKTLRERLFAEAPRSGALFSGGLAPFANAALKSSIIRRQVLDRLGIATERTLPKFARQPLRDWFMRRREHLSSDAPRVALFGDCWASYHETGPARLLVRVLAVLGYRVELISGACCQRTRISKGFLDAARRDGARTVETLAPYAEEGVPVLVLEPSCLSALKDDLPDLVPNRMTAQQVARNAFGADDFLVRTLEASRLRPRFQPILPEFLIHGHCHQKALETTNATRRLLELTSPGKPPVIREVDSGCCGMAGSFGYEAEHYEISNAIGERRLLPAVREANDRTIIVANGFSCRHQIADGTGRYAMHVVEAFGRTVFGRWHR; this is translated from the coding sequence ATGTTGCTGTACGATCAGGTTCGCGATGAGCTCAGGCGTCGGCTTCCTTCAGAAGTCCTGGTCGATCGTGTCCGACGTGGAATCTATGCCACGGATGCGAGCCTGTATCAGTTCGAGCCGATCGCCGTTGTAACGCCGCGCTCGGAAGCAGACATCGCGATCGCCCTGGAGATCGCCCGACGCCACCGCATAGCCGTTCTTCCACGCGGCGGCGGGACAAGCCTGGCCGGGCAGGCGACGAACAGCGGGATTGTGCTGGATGTTTCGAAGCACATGAACCGCGTCCTTGAGATCAATCCGTCGGAACGTTGGGCGCGCGTGCAGCCCGGCGTTGTACGCGACGAGTTGAACGCGCAACTGAAGCCTCATGGTCTCGAGTTCGCGCCGGAAACTTCGACGAGCAATCGCGCGAATATCGGCGGCATGATCGGCAACAACTCCAGCGGTATGCGAAGCATCCAGTATGGGCGCACGTCGGAACACGTCATTGCGTGTCGCGTTATGCTGGCATCGGGCGAGTTCGTCGAATTGCGCCAGCGATCGCCGCAGGAAGTTGCCGACTTAATCGCGGGAGATTCCATAGAAGGCCGTCTCTTGCGCGGTATTGGAACGGTGCTGGATCGCCATCGGGAGTTGATCGAAGCGCGTTTCCCGAAGGTCATGCGACGCGTCGGAGGGTACAGCCTGGACGAGTTTGCGCTCGGCCAACCGTGGAATCTTGCCAAGCTGATCTGCGGCGCCGAGGGAACGCTGGCGGTGATGCTGGAAGCCACCGTTGCGATCTCCGAGCCACCCGAGCACGTCGCCGCAGTGGCAATTCATTTTGTTTCGATGGACGAAGCGCTGCGCGCCGTACCTCAGTTGCTCGCGCACGATCCTCTCTCGGTCGAGTTGATGGATGGCGAGTTGATTCGCCTCTCTCAAAACAATCCGAGCACGCGCGATCTCTGCGGATTCATCGAAGGCCGGCCGGAGGCGATGCTGGTCGTCGAACTGAGCGCGGAGTCAGACGAGGCGCTGAAGGCGGTGACGAGTCGCCTGACACGAGACCTGAGCGGTAACGCGATCGGCTATGCGAACCCGGTGATTGTGGATGCAGTGGCGCGCGCCCGACTGACCGAACTACGTCGCAAGAGCCTCGGCGTGATGCTGGCCATGCCCGGCGACGAAAAGCCCGTGCCCTTTATCGAGGATGCGTGCGTTCCCCCGGAGCGGCTTGCGGAGTATCTGCCTCGTGTTGTCCAGATCTGTGCGCAGCGCGGCATCCGGACGCTGCTCTATGGACACGCCAGCGTCGGCGTCGTGCATGTGCGCCCGGTGATGAACATGAAGCGCACCGACCATCGCGAAATGCTCGAGCCAATTGCGCGCGAGACGATGCAGATGGTGAAGGAGTTCGGCGGCTCGTGGAGCGGCGAGCACGGCGATGGAATCTCGCGCGGTGCGTTGAACGAGGAGTTCTGGGGCCCTGAAATGATTGAGGCGTTTCGCGAAACGAAGCGCGTTTTCGATCCGGATGGTTTGATGAATCCCGGCCGAATCTTCGATACACCGGCAATCGGAGAGAATCAGCGCTTCGGTCCGCATTACAACGTGCGGTTGCCCGAGACGTTCTTCCGTTTCTCCGAGATGCGCGGCTTTGCGGGCGCCATTGAAATGTGCAACGGCGTTGGAGCCTGCCGTAAGACGGGCGAGGGAACGATGTGTCCGTCCTACATGGCAACGCGCGACGAAGAACACACGACGCGTGGTCGTGCGAATGCACTACGGCTAGCGATCTCTGGCCAACTTGGCCCGAAGGGACTCGGCGATAAGCGCTTGCACGAGGTGCTCGACCTTTGCCTTGAATGCAAGGCGTGCAAGACAGAGTGCCCCAGCAATGTCGACATGGCGCGACTGAAGAGCGAGTTCCTCGCGCACTGGCACGCGAAGTACGGAAAGACGTTGCGTGAGCGACTATTCGCCGAAGCTCCACGCTCAGGGGCCCTGTTCAGCGGCGGGCTGGCCCCGTTCGCGAATGCCGCGTTGAAGAGTTCCATCATCCGGCGGCAGGTTCTCGATCGCCTGGGCATCGCAACGGAACGCACGTTGCCGAAGTTCGCGCGCCAGCCCTTGCGCGATTGGTTCATGCGCCGGCGCGAACATCTTTCCTCCGACGCACCGCGCGTTGCATTGTTCGGCGATTGCTGGGCGAGCTATCACGAAACTGGCCCAGCGCGTCTGCTCGTGCGTGTACTCGCCGTGTTGGGCTATCGCGTGGAGTTGATTTCCGGGGCGTGCTGCCAGCGCACCCGCATCTCGAAGGGTTTCCTGGATGCCGCCCGGCGCGACGGCGCGCGCACGGTCGAGACCTTGGCGCCGTACGCGGAGGAGGGCGTGCCGGTGCTTGTGCTCGAACCGAGTTGCCTGTCCGCTTTGAAGGATGACTTGCCGGACCTGGTTCCGAATCGCATGACGGCGCAACAGGTGGCGCGCAATGCGTTCGGCGCAGACGACTTTCTGGTGCGCACACTGGAAGCAAGCCGACTCCGTCCCCGGTTTCAGCCCATCCTGCCGGAGTTTCTCATTCACGGGCATTGCCATCAGAAGGCGCTTGAGACGACGAACGCGACACGACGGCTGTTGGAACTCACCTCGCCGGGCAAGCCCCCCGTGATCCGAGAAGTCGATTCCGGGTGTTGCGGCATGGCAGGCTCGTTCGGTTACGAGGCGGAACACTACGAGATTTCAAACGCGATCGGAGAGCGTCGGCTCCTGCCCGCTGTTCGCGAGGCAAACGATCGGACAATCATTGTTGCGAACGGTTTCAGTTGCCGTCACCAGATCGCCGACGGCACGGGTCGCTACGCCATGCATGTCGTCGAAGCTTTCGGGCGCACTGTCTTCGGCCGCTGGCATCGTTAA